A window of the Lactuca sativa cultivar Salinas chromosome 7, Lsat_Salinas_v11, whole genome shotgun sequence genome harbors these coding sequences:
- the LOC111905841 gene encoding protein terminal ear1 — MHLMHTIITLSLTPLPPHAPPIPPPLAIRIIDHHLLSFSPDPFLPWILLAAVLVKKLTKVMEGTRRLNPDALPFYPSRSRHFKPSSGVPPPPSPSLPPHQSPSPPTWLGKSSFRFSNSLTPVPKGPRIRGGRGTPGRRFVSAGRVIGGDDGRRDGGRPLWVRKGVYREVTPLDPDENSTSIMIRNIPNNYTRELLVKLLEDHCKQENKKDENVVRSAFDFVYLPVDFKYRLNAGYAFVNFTTPDAAWRFQKSIKGKGWDLFQSKKIADVARAKIQGKDALVRNFERMQLQSPSSEYLPVWFDPPRDGSMPSSTMKMHAIGSVESW, encoded by the exons ATGCATTTAATGCACACAATCATTACTCTGAGTCTTACCCCCTTACCTCCTCACGCGCCACCAATACCGCCACCACTTGCCATTCGCATAATTGATCATCACCTTCTCAGCTTCTCCCCCGACCCTTTTCTCCCTTGGATTTTGTTAGCAGCTGTACTAGTAAAGAAATTAACAAAAGTAATGGAGGGTACACGTCGATTGAATCCTGATGCATTGCCGTTTTACCCTTCAAGATCCCGTCATTTTAAACCTTCATCTGGTGTTCCCCCACCGCCATCGCCATCGCTGCCTCCGCACCAATCACCATCGCCTCCGACCTGGCTTGGGAAAAGTTCTTTTAGATTTTCGAATTCACTTACTCCAGTCCCTAAGGGGCCGAGGATTCGAGGAGGTAGAGGTACTCCTGGACGGAGATTTGTATCGGCAGGACGTGTCATTGGCGGCGATGATGGTCGCAGAGACGGTGGTAGACCGTTGTGGGTGAGAAAAGGGGTTTATCGAGAAGTCACACCTTTAGATCCTGATGAAAATTCCACTTCCATCATGATTCGAAACATCCCAAACAACTACAC TAGGGAACTATTAGTGAAGTTGCTGGAGGATCATTGCAAGCAAGAAAACAAGAAGGACGAAAACGTGGTTCGATCAGCCTTCGATTTCGTATATCTTCCTGTTGATTTCAA ATATCGTTTAAACGCTGGATATGCTTTCGTAAACTTCACTACGCCGGATGCTGCTTGGAGGTTTCAGAAGTCGATTAAAGGTAAAGGATGGGATTTGTTTCAAAGCAAAAAGATTGCCGATGTTGCTCGTGCCAAAATCCAG GGGAAGGATGCACTTGTGAGGAACTTCGAAAGAATGCAGTTACAAAGTCCGTCATCGGAATACCTGCCGGTGTGGTTTGATCCTCCCAGAGACGGGAGCATGCCGTCTTCCACAATGAAGATGCACGCCATTGGAAGTGTAGAAAGTTGGTAG